The Medicago truncatula cultivar Jemalong A17 chromosome 4, MtrunA17r5.0-ANR, whole genome shotgun sequence genome includes a region encoding these proteins:
- the LOC25479464 gene encoding putative disease resistance protein At3g14460, translating into MDRLIDLSKMKDNLGLTRRNTWTESLHGLVSCSVVLDNYFYGNYPKDYFYGREQEEKYVFDILLSTTSEQNVKVINIEGKSGAVKVSFIAKKILEAVTEEFVSGNDLHELTMKLKESFQRKKFLLVLDDIRIEHDDESENWNMLVDSLFEAATAGSAIIFTSNPDDSLLVPHANHTFHLEIVNRLGNLPLAAKMIGSLLQDKVHLSEWVDVLRSKLIDEGYEFKQKEVVLLWMAQGFLQNSNTKSNHKSIEDIGDEYFGYLVMRSFLQPFGSGLSFTMHNLVHDLATYVFGESYNHHLSYSRSTHAFPESFVDTKRKLLRTILPVCLPLERAPSHIDPFALEESIKYRLNPHIFLTLSLSHYDITYLPNSIGRLSNLCYLDLSHTALETLPDSICDLCNLQTLMLTNCRSLTSFPPRICNLINLRCLDIRDSGVQEMPLEMEKVTSLRTLP; encoded by the exons ATGGATAGGTTAATAGATCTTTCTAAAATGAAGGATAATCTTGGCTTAACTCGACGCAATACATGGACGGAATCCTTGCATGGATTGGTTTCATGTTCTGTTGTTTTAGATAACTATTTCTACGGAAATTATCCGAAAGATTATTTCTATGGAAgagaacaagaagaaaaatatgtgtTTGATATCTTGTTATCAACAACTAGTGAACAGAATGTTAAAGTGATTAACATAGAGGGAAAAAGTGGGGCTG TTAAAGTTAGCTTTATTGCTAAGAAGATTCTTGAGGCAGTTACTGAGGAGTTTGTATCTGGAAATGATTTACATGAGTTAACTATGAAGTTGAAGGAAAGCTTTCAACGGAAGAAATTTCTACTCGTGTTGGATGATATCAG GATTGAACATGATGATGAATCAGAGAATTGGAACATGCTTGTTGATTCTTTGTTTGAAGCAGCAACAGCAGGGAGTGCCAtaatattcacctcaaatcctGATGATTCGCTACTTGTGCCACACGCTAATCATACGTTCCATCTAG AAATAGTCAACAGATTAGGAAACCTTCCCTTGGCTGCAAAAATGATTGGGAGCCTCTTACAAGATAAGGTACATCTCAGTGAATGGGTTGATGTATTGAGGAGCAAATTAATTGATGAAG GTTATGAGTTCAAGCAGAAAGAGGTGGTCCTCTTGTGGATGGCACAAGGCTTTCTTCAAAACTCAAACACTAAATCCAATCACAAAAGCATCGAAGACATTGGTGATGAGTACTTTGGTTATCTAGTAATGAGGTCATTTTTGCAACCCTTTGGTTCTGGTTTAAGTTTTACAATGCATAATCTGGTTCATGATTTGGCAACCTATGTGTTTGGAGAATCATACAATCACCATTTGTCATATTCCAGAAGCACACATGCTTTTCCAGAATCATTTGTTGATACAAAAAGAAAACTGTTAAGAACCATTTTGCCGGTATGTTTGCCTCTTGAGCGGGCTCCTAGCCATATCGACCCATTTGCATTGGAGGAAAGTATTAAGTATCGGTTGAATCCACATATCTTCCTGACCCTTTCTTTGTCACACTATGACATTACTTACTTACCTAATTCCATTGGAAGATTAAGTAATCTATGTTACCTTGACCTTTCTCACACTGCATTGGAGACCCTTCCAGATTCCATTTGTGATCTCTGTAATTTGCAGACACTTATGTTGACAAACTGCCGTTCTCTCACTAGTTTTCCTCCAAGAATATGCAATTTGATAAACTTGCGTTGCCTTGATATCAGAGATAGTGGTGTGCAAGAGATGCCTTTGGAAATGGAAAAAGTTACAAGTCTTCGGACATTGCCTTGA